TTTTTCTGATATTTTCTCATAAAAGCCAAGCTCGGTACAGTTGATCTGGTATTCATACCCTTTCTGTTGACAGAAATCGGCCAATACCTCTGTCATCTCCTCACCGCTGTCAGCAAAATGTGCCATGCGGATCATCGGGTGATCCGGGATGATCTGCAGCAATTGTTCCAGTTTTGTTCTTTCAATTTTTTTCATAGATGCAGTGTAGCAAAAAATCAGTCTAAATCAGTATAATGTTTTCAAAAAATGCATCAAGGATTTCATGAATGTTACGTAAAAAGATATATAACCCAGAATCCAAAGAGAGAACCAGTGACAGGAAGATCTTCGGCGGTGACCCTACCGGGATATTTGAACTCAATGATATCAAATACCAGTGGGCATACAACCTCTGGGAGATGATGCTCAACAATACCTGGTTCCCCAAAGAGGTGGACATGACAAGAGATGTCAACGACTATAAACGGTTGACAGATGCTGAGAAGCAGGCGTATGACAAAGTGCTTGCCCAGCTGATCTTCATGGATTCCCTGCAGACCAACAACATCATTGACAACCTTAACCCCTTCATTACTGCTCCTGAGGTCAACCTCATTCTGGTAAGGCAGGCATTCGAAGAAGCGTTGCACTCACAAAGCTATGCGGTCATGGTTGACAGTATTTCCACCAACTCCGAAGAGATCTACGAACTCTGGCGAAGAGACATGAAGCTCAAGTCCAAGAATGACGCCATTGCAAAAGTTTATGAGGAACTGTCCGAGAATCCTACAGATGAAAATATCGTCAAAGCGATGTTCGCCAACCAGATCCTTGAAGGGATCTACTTCTACAGCGGATTTACCTACCTTTATACCCTGGCACGTTCGGACAAGATGCTCGGAACCGCTCAGATGATCCGCTTCATCCAGAGAGACGAGGTGACACACCTGCTGCTCTTCCAGAACATGATCAACGCAACGAAAAGAGAGCGCCCTGAACTTTTCACCAAAGAGTTGATAGACAACGTGTACCAGATGTTCAGAGATGCCGTCAAACTGGAATGCGAGTGGGGCACCTATATCACTCAGGGACAGATACTAGGCCTGACCAATGAGATCATCGAGCAGTATATCCAGTACCTTGCCGACAAAAGACTGCATGCCGTGGGGCTTGAAAAGATATATAATGTGGAACATCCCATCAAATGGGTTGACAACTTCTCACAGTTCAATGACCAGAAGACCAACTTCTTTGAGGGGAATGTGACCAACTACTCCAAAGGAAGTCTGGATCTGGACGACTTTTAGGAAACGCCTATGTTCAGCAGAATACCAAAGACCATGGAAGCCGTTGTCCTACAGCTTCCCAGTAAAAAACGCTATCAGGAAAATCTTGACAAGCTGATCGAACTGATCGGCCTGCATCACGACAAGCAGATCATTGTAGCACCCGAAGTCTGCCTCACCGCCTACGATTACGAACATTTGGAAACAGCAGCCATGTTCTCTGCCAAGGCACTTAAAACACTGAAAAAAGAGATCAATGAACAGATCCTTGTACTCACACTGATCCTCAAAGAGGGTGACGAGTATGTCAATCAGGCCGTGGTGATCCATCAACACAAAGTCGTACACAGACAGAACAAGGTCAAACTTTTCAAACTTGGAGATGAAGACCTCTATCTTCAGGCCGGAAGAGAAAAGAAAATCAAACCTTTTGAGATCGACGGGGTGAAATATGCACTGCTGATCTGCTTTGAACTGCGTTTCAAGGATCTGTGGAAACGCATAGAGGGTGCCGATATTGTGCTGGTAACTGCCAGATGGGGCAAACAGCGCAAACTACATCTCGAGATACTTTCACGGGCCCTGGCAGTGATGAACCAGTGCTATGTCCTCCTCTCCAACAGTGCCGACAGCGATATGGCAAAATCATCTGCCATCATTGCTCCCAACGGCAATGTGGTTATGGATGACAGCAAAGAAGCCGTCGAAGGTACCGTCGATTTCAGGGAGATCAAGAAGATGCGCCGATACATCGTAATGGATTAAGGGCTCCTCTAATCACATTTTGGCTAAAATTCGCACACTATTAGGGCTAAGGATAAAGAGTAAATGATCAAAGCAAGGAACCGGCAGCATCTTGTCTCGGAGATAGATAAACATTTTCCGCTGGATGAACATGTCAGAGAAGCATTTTTGAATGTAGACAGAGAAGCCTTTGTACCCAAAGAGTTCAAACACCTTTCCTACAATCTTGATGCCCTCCCTCTGGCGGCAAGCCAGTGGATCTCCTCACCCCTGACCGTCGCAAAAATGACACAGCATCTCGAACTCAAAGGGGTAGACTCCGTACTTGAGGTCGGTTGTGGGAGCGGCTACCAGGCGGCTATCCTCAGCAAGATCTGTCGAAGGGTCTTTACTATCGAACGTATCGATGAACTCCTCAAAGAAGCCAAAGCCAAATTCTCCCAGCTCGAAATTCACAATATCTTCACCCGTTTCGACGATGGACAGCGCGGATGGAAACAGTATGCACCTTTTGAACGCATCCTCTTCTCCGCAACGGCAAAAGAGGTCCCCGAAGTACTTTTCGAACAGCTGGCAGAAGGCGGCATACTCATTGCACCTATAGAACAGGGGCCGGACTACCACATCATTACACGTTTCTACAAAAAGAACGGACGCATCACTTCCGAGACCATAGAACCCTGTCTTTTTGTACCGGTACTTGACGGTACACAGAAGTAAACACTCCCCCTGACTTTCCCTTTACACGATAAAATGTAAATGTCAACCTTTCATAAAACTTATGCTATGATTTATAAAACTGTAAACAGGGAAGCGTATGGAAAAATTGATGAAACCTGCGGAGTATGCCAAAGAACTCGGTATTTCAAGACAGGCGGTTTACGCAAAGATCAAACGGGGCATACTGACAGCGAAGAATGTTGACGGTAAACTTTACATCGTTGTTGACAAAGAAGCCAAAAAAGAGAAAACACCTGCAGCTTCCGAAATCAAAAAAACGACAACTTCCAAATCTGCCACAGCAAATCCGGCAGACAAGCAAACGGACTATAAGGCACTGCTTGATGCCAAAGATGAAACGATCGCCGTACTCAAAGATACGGTCAAAGACCTCAAAGAGAGCAACAAGCAGATCTCGACCACTCTCAGAAGCGAGATCGACCTT
This DNA window, taken from Sulfurovum lithotrophicum, encodes the following:
- a CDS encoding ribonucleotide-diphosphate reductase subunit beta, giving the protein MLRKKIYNPESKERTSDRKIFGGDPTGIFELNDIKYQWAYNLWEMMLNNTWFPKEVDMTRDVNDYKRLTDAEKQAYDKVLAQLIFMDSLQTNNIIDNLNPFITAPEVNLILVRQAFEEALHSQSYAVMVDSISTNSEEIYELWRRDMKLKSKNDAIAKVYEELSENPTDENIVKAMFANQILEGIYFYSGFTYLYTLARSDKMLGTAQMIRFIQRDEVTHLLLFQNMINATKRERPELFTKELIDNVYQMFRDAVKLECEWGTYITQGQILGLTNEIIEQYIQYLADKRLHAVGLEKIYNVEHPIKWVDNFSQFNDQKTNFFEGNVTNYSKGSLDLDDF
- a CDS encoding carbon-nitrogen hydrolase family protein, whose product is MFSRIPKTMEAVVLQLPSKKRYQENLDKLIELIGLHHDKQIIVAPEVCLTAYDYEHLETAAMFSAKALKTLKKEINEQILVLTLILKEGDEYVNQAVVIHQHKVVHRQNKVKLFKLGDEDLYLQAGREKKIKPFEIDGVKYALLICFELRFKDLWKRIEGADIVLVTARWGKQRKLHLEILSRALAVMNQCYVLLSNSADSDMAKSSAIIAPNGNVVMDDSKEAVEGTVDFREIKKMRRYIVMD
- a CDS encoding protein-L-isoaspartate(D-aspartate) O-methyltransferase codes for the protein MIKARNRQHLVSEIDKHFPLDEHVREAFLNVDREAFVPKEFKHLSYNLDALPLAASQWISSPLTVAKMTQHLELKGVDSVLEVGCGSGYQAAILSKICRRVFTIERIDELLKEAKAKFSQLEIHNIFTRFDDGQRGWKQYAPFERILFSATAKEVPEVLFEQLAEGGILIAPIEQGPDYHIITRFYKKNGRITSETIEPCLFVPVLDGTQK
- a CDS encoding DUF3972 domain-containing protein, with protein sequence MEKLMKPAEYAKELGISRQAVYAKIKRGILTAKNVDGKLYIVVDKEAKKEKTPAASEIKKTTTSKSATANPADKQTDYKALLDAKDETIAVLKDTVKDLKESNKQISTTLRSEIDLLKEAFHEMRTLYVHQLGHTENSEAIDVEEHEATPEESLVEEAWIGIKKFFKQLGITKEKQQEKMTKALKKAYKKGDKRLAKEKGKIKINTAVDYRDLID